From the Cydia splendana chromosome 6, ilCydSple1.2, whole genome shotgun sequence genome, the window AATAGCGTTTGAATCTCCTCATAGATTAGAAGAAAGTCAACAAGGCGATTCGCCTTTACCAACTTATGAAGAAAAAGGGGAATCAGATGTGCCTGAATCAGTACAAATTATATCCGCCGTTCCAGTTATTGAGAGCTTTTTAACTGGAAGTCATAATAAAGGCGATGTTGAAGTAGATCTTAAGTCAATTACTGAAACAGATGTTTCTAAAAACACAGAGGAAGAACTTGTGACATTGGTGGAAAAAGAAGTTGTGGTAACAAATGCTCCAATTAATGTTACTACACCTACGTTGATTTTGTCGGAAGCACAAGAAGACAAACAACTCTCAATAGATAAACTTCCTGAGGAATTTATTGACAAAATAATAAAGGAAGCTGAGACAGCTGCTTTGAATTGTATTGAAACAGCTCGAGCTAAAACATTAGTACCTGAACCATTAAATATTCCTAAAAATGAAATGGTAGAAATATTTCTTAACACTGAAATAAAATCCTTGAATAACTCTACTGCATATAATATTACTCATGATACTGGAGCTGGCCAAgacattttacaaaaacaaaCATCCTCACAAGATAGTCAACATAATTTTCTTAAAGAGGAGGTAAAATTACCTTCATCCAGCAATTTAGATAATATTACAAAAGAAATTTTGCTAGATGCAATGCACGAAGTACCTAAAGTTATGCAAAAAGTAGAATCACTGGATTTTTTTCACGATAATAATTTAAAAGTGACACCCACTTCTGATGCTTATTTACGAGAATGTGAAACGAAAGCCCCTGAAATCGAATCTCTTCCGGATGTTGTACGGGATGTTACGCACTCCATAGATCAACCGATTGATAAACAGGTGCATCGTGATAAGGAAAATACTAATACGCAAATTGGATCACAGTCAGTGGTCCCTCAGATATCTCTTGATCTTGAATCGACAGCAAGTGCAGATTCTTCACAAAGTACTTTTCTCATTAAAGACACACTGAAAgaaaaatccaaaattgtaTCCGAAAGTCCTGTAGACATTTTACTAGATGAGCCAGTACGAGAAATTGTGGAACCGGAAGTTAACATGGAAACTGTGATAAATACATTTCTTGATTCTGAAAAAAGAGTAACAGAAAGTTTATGCGCTGATGACACTTTGAAACCAACATCTAAGTTACCAAGTCAGAATGAAACGGAAGTAATTGCAGTGGTTGCAGAAGAAACAATTGCAAAAGACAATATTATAGAACAAAATGCTATTCCCAAGTCTAATACTACTGCTGTAGAAAATGGGCGTGTACCATCAGATGACAGCACAGCTTATATGGATCTGACTGATAGTGTGAAAGCTGAAATTGTAGAACAAAACCCTATGGATGATAACATTAAAGATGTAATTAACTCTTGCTTAGAGACTCCTGGAAATGATAGCTGTTCACTAGTCAAGTTGGAATCCACAGAGTACTTAGATCTGCCCACTGTTGTGAGGGATGTGGATGAGTTTTTACACGCAGAAAGGCAACTTAGCAGCCAAGTGGACGAGAAAGATCCTCTATGTTCAAGTACACCTAAAAGCTTAGTGGATGACACTCCAAACTCAACAGAAGAAAAGTCTGACGTATTAACAGAAACAAAAGTCCCTGACTATGGACCCGGAGTAACGCTAACAAAATTGGAACAACAATGTGTCCCAGATTTTCTAAGCCCTTTTGATTCTCCGACCAAAAGTCACCCAACTGACACCTACGATGAAAACAGCTCAGTAGTCCTAGGCCCTTTTGAGAACTGCACTATGGAACTTTTTAAAGGCATTAAATCTGGTGAAGATCTAGGCGACATCCCGAAAGAAGAGATGTTCTTCTCTTCAAATTTCAGTGAAATTAATCTCGAAACTCCCTCGCCACTCCGCGATGGTAACTTTTTGAATGAAGTGCCGGATATAGTCAACGATGATAATTTCCTGGATATAATCAGTGATCCCAACGATGAAGCAGACTCGAAGACCGACGCCAGCGACGTCACTGATCAGTCTGTTGCTGAGAAAAAAGTTTCACCGTCGACGCCTCCCAACTCTCCTGGGTACTTTCTAGCCTCTACGTCTCAGCAGAAATATCTAGTAGATATAGATTTGAACCCAGCAACGGAGCCCGCTCCCGTGGAATCAGATTCGGGTTTAAGTTCACTGCATAAAGAAATCGAGTTGAATCAAATTGAGCTTCAAATCACTTCGAAATTGGCTATGGCCGAGAACGAAAATAATTTGAATATTGAATACTCAGGGCCGTTGACTGTGGAAGGTTTAGTGCAGAATGATCTGGTGAGGGAGGAGGAATCGGCGCCGGAGACGTTTCTAGCGGGGAACGGGGGGAACATTGACGATATACGGGAGATGTTCACGCTGGATGAAGACTGCGTCAACGCGTTGAGGAACGAGCTGGAACTGAAGCTGCCTCTTGCACAGGtacgattttaattttggttgattctattttttgatttttttttaacaaattacttaccCAAGGTTAAAGGCTCTCCAATTGAATTAGTTGCTATGCTGTTCTTATGTGTGTTCTTACTCTTTAACATTAATATTCAGAATTCACCTCTTTCATACCGCGAGCTCACACATACCCCAGTAAGATTCTGAATCATGTAAAAATTAGACAAGTATTCAAAATGGTTAACATGATCTTAATTCGGAGCATCTTTAGCAACGTACCTGAGTAAGAGAATTAACTATAACTATCCTTGTCTTCTCGCAGGTGGCAGCGATAGAGCCCTCGTGCGAGAGCGAGAGCTCTAGCGCGTCGTGGTCGGagctgccgccgccgcccgagCTGGTGGTGAGCTACCCGGGCGCGCTCAGCCCCATCGCCGAGGAGACCGGCCCGCAGCTGTCCGCCTACGAGAACGACGTGCTGTGTAAGCTAATGAGATATACTTAGTGAGAGCGACAAGTGCGAGAGAAGAACTTGCTATGTAATGCGCCGGCATCCTACCGGCTGTGCCAATACAGCGAATACCAAGAGCTATGAAATACGGCGTTTCCCGATGTTTAATGATAGTTTATTAACAACTTATCCATCACGACTGaaatttataatacctaagtaaCTTAGCTGATAATGCCATGCAAACTATCTATAAAAACAACggacagccgtattcgaacaatgagatacgtcaaattaaACTACgccatttcaaattaggggggggggaggTCTGGACAtcgcatgacgtaggaggaaacggggtcattcgaagcatgattttaagggggggggggtcaaaatctgtaaaatcgatgacgtaatttatgttattatttagtttcttcaaacaaaaacgtcacttttgacacttgtttgacactgacttattcaatccatatcgtttcaatatctagtatttgacgtatctcattgttcgaatacggctggtGATCACTTTGAGTTGAAGCTTGTTAAAATAGTGTTCAAAAAGATTATATATCTTAAAAGGTTTTTTCTAAAAGTATCACAGCATATATGAACCTGCTTTAATGGTACAGGGAACGCGTCTCTCCGCACGGAATCCTCAGAAAGCTATCCGTCTCCATGCAACAACTCTACGGAGGAACCGACGGAGCCGCCGACAGGCCAAGACACCTACACGCTGCCCGGCCGGCAATCCTGCACCCAACCTCAGACTAGTAGCAGGGAGTGAGTATCCCTAAAAACTACCAATCCATGTTTTAATTCAACTTTGAAATATTTAGATTTGAAACCAGATTATATTTAAAGTAAACAACaaaaactaatttatttatattgcttCCAGGATAACAATGAGTGCCGATAGTCTAAACGCCAGTCCGGCGAAAACCGGGATAGACGACCGAACGTTCACCGTGGACGAGGGCCGCTGCGAGCGCATCTCCCAGGTCTCCCCTTTCGTGCTCAGCCCCACCACCGACTCCTCCGCCACCGCGGTCACGGGCGTTTCCACACTGTCCAAGACCACGCAACCGACTGATATCAAACCTTCAGAAACGCTCTCTAAAGCTACCAGCATCGATTCCTGGTGTTCCAACGACACGCTATACAACGTAGAAGAGGCTTTCGATGACATAGCCTCCGATCAAGATCTCCCTCCAGACTTTGATCCAGAAAAGGACGACAACAGCGAAAGCGACACACTCACCCTCGACGACGAGAAAGAGCTCAGCCACATATCCACCTACATCGTCCACGACAGCAAGTCGGACGACGACCGGTTCTCGCCCGACTCCATCACAGCGAACGATAATGACAACCATACGTATACGAAAGCGAGAGCCTCGCCGACCAAGTCTGAAGGCTCGAAGACGAAGGACTTAGCGTACGGGACGATGACAGGACCGTACTCTAACTGCACAACAGAAATCTTGTCTGCCGATAATGCTTGGATGTTACCCCAACCGGAGCTAGTTCGACGCTCCCCCATAGATTTTAATGTCGATATCTCCGCTCCGACACCCAAAGAGTGCGAAGAAGTCGATAGCCCGAAATTAAAAAGTGAGCCTTGTGTCAAAAAAATGGACAGCGTTGAAATAACTTGCCTGGAAGATAATTTATTAAACAACGAGAGCCCGAAACGCGATGAAACCCATGGCAGCCCTCACTGTCACTACGATATGGGGGCCGGTGTGACGAGCACGCCTCTTACGGAGATTCCTTCGGAAGAGAGCACACCTTCGACTTTGGCAGTAGACATGAGGACGCCAGAAAATCTACCGAACATTGTACCCAACTACCAGTCGTTTATGCTGTCAGCGGAGCTGCGGCAACAAGAGACAGATGTACATACCTTCCCTTACGAGTCCGAGGTGTCCGAGGAGAGCCGACTTGGATCGGAGGCGACGCCGTCTTTCATCGAGTTCATGCACGCAGCTACTTCTAAACCCCAGGAAACGTCGCGCTTGCACTCTAGTCAAAACGGTTCAGGCGACTTCGAGCGATTCGAAAACTCATTGAAAACACGCCCTCAGGACCTTTCCCATGAGAAAGAAGCTCCTACAGAAGACTCGACCAGGCCTAGTCAACCGAGAACTCTAGTTTTAAGTCCGCCTAGTATTACGAATTTTAAAGAATCTCACGTAGGTAAGAATACAGTTATAATTACAGACTTAGAAGAGGATGAGACGGAGCAACCTCATTCGATTATTATCGCTGAAATTTCCAAAGAAAAGGACAGTCCTAATAGGACGTTTGATTCTCACATAGTCGAATTGAATCATACTTACGACTCTCACATGAGCAGGAAACAAATGGATGGCGCACTAAAAGAGAGCAACAGTGACAATTCCAAAGAAATAACAATAAATGGAACAAATGATGACAGCCATGATATGGATCAAACTGAAGTCAAATCACCCGAAACAAAAACTGAAGAAACAAAGCATAAAGAAACTATAAATAATGTTGACACCCTTAAAGACATCCCAAACGGCACAGTTTCAAAAGTCAATAATTGTTATGAAATAAAGTGCAATGGTAATAGCGAGAAATTTGCAACAGTCAACTTTATAAGCGAATCTTTTGAGGAACTTGTTGAAAGCAATGTCGACGATGGGGACTGCAAAGAGACTAAAAACGATGATGAAATTTTAGAAGATTCTGAAGTAGATAAGACACTCCCTTTAAAAGATAGCCCGGTGAAGCTTGTGCCTGAACAAGTGAATGGAGTGGAAGAGAAAATGGTGGCTGTCACGGAGGATTTTTTACAGAATGAGAAGAAGTTCTGCCAGCTTGACGTTTACCTGCCGCTCCTGAGTGATATTAGATTCACAGGTATGTTGTTTTAAtataacctcctaaggcccgAGGTCCTACCTATAGAACTTATTccgttcgatgaaatttaagtTATATGCTGAGTTGaatttgctttgtttcgttaaaatttcaaacaaaataaaagcaACTCTTTTCTCTGCActttaggttcaaatttcagtggcaaatttccGGTATTGAGTTACCATTGGACTAATGCACAAAAGTTTCTTTATCTGTAATGCTGTCAATAGATGAATAGATGTCTTTACGTGtctaaggatggtattccacctgtccaatgtcattgcgtctcactctctcatgaagcaaaatgtgagacgcaatacacattggaaaaagaaattggataggtggaataccaccccaACGCGCGACTATGCAACATCAAATACTTGCCACTATGCTATAATTGAACCTGGTGCACTTAGCGTGTTTTGTAATGAGCTTTAGTTTTTAATCTGATGACTGGTGTAAAACtgctaaacaaaaaaaatttacagCGGGTTGTTTCAGAGATACAAACGTAATTTGTAAATTGATTGATTATTAATGGATGGATAATACTTCTTACACTGCCTTTGTCAATGCATGGTGATCATTTTTAAATGCTTTACATATAGAAGCTGTTAAAAACATGATGAACAATTATCAGAAATTGTTCaggtaatgacataccttcccgaccatttatttaaaatatagtgAGTCATACTTCGATTATACAggctggctaaaaaataagtgcattcccgttgggggctgtccataaattacgtcatcgatttttaacgattttacttttactatgggaccaacctcgaaatcgcgaataaaatttggccgtttcatacattttggctggtctattTTCTATGAGAGGGTCGTCAATTCAATTTGATACTGTTAACACTAAATTCTAAACCAATCATAGGACCAGCTTCCGAGATCATGAGCACATCCTTCACGCAAGACTCACCGACGGAGCCCACGCCAGAGGGAGAAGGCAACAAGCCCGGCGACGTGAAGGAGTGGGACAGCGACACCGACTCGCACTCCAGCAATTCGTCGAGTGGCGAATTTATTTGGAAGGTGAGTGTGTGCTTTTGGGACTTTTAGTGTGGTGTCTTTTGTGTGtgagttttttaatttttatcccTAAATAATACCTTTATTGCTAAACAAGTTTAATCAAATCTACTTACGTGCCATATTGTAACATATATTTGTGTAATATATACTCATCTattgataatttaaagataCAACTTTAATTAGCTTTTATGATTCCGTTCTCTATTCGAGTGCTTAAGTGATAAATTATTTCTTCTATTTACATATTACTAATAACATTTACATAGCAACATTATGTAGTATCACtacattttataaaacaaagtcccccgccgcgtctgtctatttgtgtgtttgtatgttcgcgagaaactcaaaaactacggaacggattttcatgcggttttcacctatcaatagagtgattcttgaggaaggtttaggtgtataatttgttaacccgtgcgatgccggggcgggtcgctagtctcTATATAAATAACGACTGACAATCCCATGCTTTATATGACCTCCCTAGTACTATACCAAGATTTAGTTTATCCTCCTAAGACCCaccatataaagtttttttatttatttgaactttatttttaaatcaaaacgaatttcgtttgttttaaaaagcaatgaaacaaaagaaatgctactttatttggttcatgaaaggttcaaattagattgcacgaatatgtacattgtaatgtacatttagtctcaggaggttaaagtGAAAATGCTTTACTTTATCAATGTGCTTGTAATCACTTACCCCCTTCTTCCTAAACGCGCTACAAagctcaattagctaataatcgtgtctttatctgtcattttgatttatgtatttGCACGAAAgcgataaaacataattttactaaatcaggtccgtaaagttttatgaataagggggttataaCACAATTTCTCAAAGAAGGAACATTTTCACTTTCACAACAAAGTTTTGGTTTACCTTATATCCATTTTTAttgattatatatttacatatgtgGACAGTTAGTCAATATAATGATTTCACAATTTTACTCTTCACTGCAAATCATCTGATGTTCTATCTTATGACGGTTATGTTATGATAAAATCTATATTATAAGAATGAATCATAATCGGCGAGTATTTTAATATCAACTTTATTTTGTTAGTGTTTAGATTTAAAATCGAATGTATAACAACTATTTGCTGAATCTATAATCATAAGCGCAAAATAAAACAAGAACCTGTAAGATTTTTGTCCCCGTGATATGCCTGTTATTTTACAATTTAGTAAGTTcgtaattcattcattcaattctATTAAatatactattagaagtattagtacacattaaattatttttagaaaataataatgGGGGCGCCTTCAGTAAgcagtgcatatacttggagaAATTCGActtatgccgctgtggcccggtggccgaatggcacaggcacctgctgcgatagcagaggacgctggttcgattccagcctggggcactggaggccttgtacactttttcttagtatatgacatttatttcagtttataatctaTTAAATATATTGACAACTGTCCACGTCGAATAACGCCATAATATACTGGTTGTGGTTTGCATGCGTGTGAATAatattgtgtatgtgtgcgtgctAGGGCGGCGACGGGCAAGAGACGTCCGTCGTTCCAACCACGCATTTCGACCATGTAAGtgtttatataagtatatactaCCCTATAATATATACTAATATATTTGTACAGTTATATTATTAGTAATGCAATTCCCCTTCCACAATtagatacttaataaaatatcaaacatgACTAACATGACTAACTTTGTGAAGCTGTgacttttgtatttatttatttacttaaagtCTAGTGTATGCTCCTGCTTGGCAAAAGTTATCTATCGGGGAGATTCCGATCGAGGTGCTATTTCCAAAACTGTTTTCATTTGTTAGTTGTCTAGATTTGAAGAAATCGTCGTTTATAAAAGAAAATCACACGTTGTGCCCGAAATGGACCGCGAGCCACGAACAGATTTcatgaccaatcgcctcccgggcgataactcgtatattggttaacggctatgtatgatgatccctcatggacgtcagctggcgctccgttggtgggttgagtattggcagccaccgaaacatgtaaaaaaataaaataaattttgtcatcgcctcccgtttgatactttgtcagaagatagtttagatattattataaataaaaaaacaaccgtcagccggttgtatagcggtggaaagaccgtcagctacttgcataaacatgaaaaaataagCGCTGTACCTTTTTATTATAGTAATAACTAAATCATGAAATTTTGCATGTAGGATTTCATCAGGCATTTCAACAAACGCCTTATGGATTTGCGGACATgatcaactgacggtctttccaccgcgatacaaccggctgactattttttagggttccgtacccaaagggtaaaaacgggaccctattactaagactccgctgtccgtccgtccgtccgtctgtcaccaggctgtatctcatgaaccgtgatagctaggcagttgaaattttcacagatgatgtatttctgttgccgctataacaacaaatactaaaaagtacggaaccctcggtgggcgagtccgactcgcacttgtccggttttttaattcatgatagcatctaaactatcacttgacaaagtatcaagcgggaggcgatgactgacgatatttgctcctggcccgcggtctaaaAGTCTTTATCTATAATTAACCTATTGAGTTCGAGCGCCATATCTGGTTGGCACTGACAATCAAAATTTAAAtccaaatttaaaattcaaGGTCGTCTTTGAAACGGCTCATGGAACTCAAAAAAGGTTAAGGGTTCATTTCGACATTACAACTGTCTGGACGTTTTGACAGCGCGGCTCGAACGGGTCCGCGGGCCGCGCGGCGCCGGGC encodes:
- the LOC134791367 gene encoding uncharacterized protein LOC134791367, which gives rise to MMDKLWVVLLVALTGAHFGQGLPLRSTPHSYPHNTNGSIPAGWKGGSLYAAVPALALIVTAVGLLFGCTWCYRHKDCKQNEGADNQLFTASATHLHERRSHPPDSGFSEPANNNISEDNNNGPISLREMQNIANNNATAYIVSENEERNRVSRESVVEFEPLPTGIRVADPLERCVDWFGDEDFPRNRLQYLREIGRGWFGRVVEGEIEDEGTTTTVAVKILNQNASLEDKARFLDEARLYRDASHENVLAFVASCLQEDPWILIFELCSTDLQNYLTANRPMMAALNESGVPLRLMCDVTSALSYLHSRGYTYGELCTQNVLIRGSEEAARAVLGHYGLDPRPNVDNIQHMSQAGDVSSLGYVLRDICSWAAAPPPAQPDCPYREHLHQVMQLCWHENPDSRPGAAQVQALLEHLHSTHMRCSETRDDGYGSSDFEERWQRLKPNTIPKLDEHRALVHAPSTSVTSHFTGSEELSAHCLSVDMDTAVSRSSSIMSDKDPLSVQIKSESLTNLHGSLEDVRNIYLTHNEQAVLECHQANTIEDRDDDRSDASVDPWLKEIIAGSQDDVSYYKDVSDVIKNLDNILNSEKTSSSESSHQASPSRDNLSLDCKKDYPMQSSMVKSPGITNFQNIIQEVGLEDKSPEKKQDEDEDRDTIGTLSHSFERHSDTTSQHTLENLTPDTPIKDMELPFEKTNADLQNKLHAIEISEDVQVEAVLPKESEVDNSDSVKTNICITPMHSVNEDKNVYVSEDCQTPSDNKLTDILHDKETVQAKSISEVSGNNPVCNNAEEVIIKTVQSLEQNVPVNVEDKEVLPVFPEVVQNDKATDLLPNAPLEEKHATDLRLETTNINSQKEINNDLISPAESTTDSKITPFHMIALEESSSVKVENLDNVSQIAFESPHRLEESQQGDSPLPTYEEKGESDVPESVQIISAVPVIESFLTGSHNKGDVEVDLKSITETDVSKNTEEELVTLVEKEVVVTNAPINVTTPTLILSEAQEDKQLSIDKLPEEFIDKIIKEAETAALNCIETARAKTLVPEPLNIPKNEMVEIFLNTEIKSLNNSTAYNITHDTGAGQDILQKQTSSQDSQHNFLKEEVKLPSSSNLDNITKEILLDAMHEVPKVMQKVESLDFFHDNNLKVTPTSDAYLRECETKAPEIESLPDVVRDVTHSIDQPIDKQVHRDKENTNTQIGSQSVVPQISLDLESTASADSSQSTFLIKDTLKEKSKIVSESPVDILLDEPVREIVEPEVNMETVINTFLDSEKRVTESLCADDTLKPTSKLPSQNETEVIAVVAEETIAKDNIIEQNAIPKSNTTAVENGRVPSDDSTAYMDLTDSVKAEIVEQNPMDDNIKDVINSCLETPGNDSCSLVKLESTEYLDLPTVVRDVDEFLHAERQLSSQVDEKDPLCSSTPKSLVDDTPNSTEEKSDVLTETKVPDYGPGVTLTKLEQQCVPDFLSPFDSPTKSHPTDTYDENSSVVLGPFENCTMELFKGIKSGEDLGDIPKEEMFFSSNFSEINLETPSPLRDGNFLNEVPDIVNDDNFLDIISDPNDEADSKTDASDVTDQSVAEKKVSPSTPPNSPGYFLASTSQQKYLVDIDLNPATEPAPVESDSGLSSLHKEIELNQIELQITSKLAMAENENNLNIEYSGPLTVEGLVQNDLVREEESAPETFLAGNGGNIDDIREMFTLDEDCVNALRNELELKLPLAQVAAIEPSCESESSSASWSELPPPPELVVSYPGALSPIAEETGPQLSAYENDVLWNASLRTESSESYPSPCNNSTEEPTEPPTGQDTYTLPGRQSCTQPQTSSREITMSADSLNASPAKTGIDDRTFTVDEGRCERISQVSPFVLSPTTDSSATAVTGVSTLSKTTQPTDIKPSETLSKATSIDSWCSNDTLYNVEEAFDDIASDQDLPPDFDPEKDDNSESDTLTLDDEKELSHISTYIVHDSKSDDDRFSPDSITANDNDNHTYTKARASPTKSEGSKTKDLAYGTMTGPYSNCTTEILSADNAWMLPQPELVRRSPIDFNVDISAPTPKECEEVDSPKLKSEPCVKKMDSVEITCLEDNLLNNESPKRDETHGSPHCHYDMGAGVTSTPLTEIPSEESTPSTLAVDMRTPENLPNIVPNYQSFMLSAELRQQETDVHTFPYESEVSEESRLGSEATPSFIEFMHAATSKPQETSRLHSSQNGSGDFERFENSLKTRPQDLSHEKEAPTEDSTRPSQPRTLVLSPPSITNFKESHVGKNTVIITDLEEDETEQPHSIIIAEISKEKDSPNRTFDSHIVELNHTYDSHMSRKQMDGALKESNSDNSKEITINGTNDDSHDMDQTEVKSPETKTEETKHKETINNVDTLKDIPNGTVSKVNNCYEIKCNGNSEKFATVNFISESFEELVESNVDDGDCKETKNDDEILEDSEVDKTLPLKDSPVKLVPEQVNGVEEKMVAVTEDFLQNEKKFCQLDVYLPLLSDIRFTGPASEIMSTSFTQDSPTEPTPEGEGNKPGDVKEWDSDTDSHSSNSSSGEFIWKGGDGQETSVVPTTHFDHRGSNGSAGRAAPGSGSASGSGSGSGSEGDEVEFVPSSWDCRAEPAKSSLRSLPVSQDNKKRVVFKRQKYHCVYEYPRELATVDADSPAYLPDLSTYSEWDPGSAEEAELGYGQLFGAASPLDLYPLRGTIAFGADYDEDFFISSSARPFESLGVMSTTSQFFPGMRLKPLDLPADDDFPPPPSPLAPLPQTRTPSLDFTTPDSGVEDITPGSTSTDEDFKTKKLEDVTPWRSIDSGSSSESVSPSSPGGEALGGLRHTRDKLKLDLPPSPHIPSPRHNRVFNFVLDKPKRRAADDRSDVGTTPLVMTDETPLVTGSLPVPDCEDVPVPEPTFSTFGKTVPRADPEQKIILTDDGEKAASPVKEPVRGEGTVLDSGDEDSGIESSAKTTLERKTPNVS